In Ktedonobacteraceae bacterium, one genomic interval encodes:
- a CDS encoding alkaline phosphatase family protein: MNQQFSLSERFRISRKAYLGSLFTILLLLIGIVPQATPHNADAAPLASNPIKHIVIIVKENRTFDSMFGTFQGADGATTYKDPKGKIHPLNHQPDQLVFDIDHEHASYLTAYDHGKMDGFSKILGAIQNINGKKMDVADSQFYQSDIPNYWQYAQTFALPDHFFYPIQGPSFPNHLFSIAASNDNVDDNPYGVGDINKWGCDDSQGTTVEERAPDGKVTHVFPCFSDFQTLGDLLSAQNLSWKTYSPAVNTDGFEWNAYDAIQDIRETQQWKQHFSDYKQFVKDAAAGTLPTVSWLVQPGNVSDHPPVSICIGENFTVSQINAVMQNKAVWNSTAIFLTWDDFGGFYDHVVPPKGPNAKIEYAFRAPLIIISPYAKPHYVDHTQYSFP, from the coding sequence ATGAACCAGCAGTTCTCACTTTCAGAACGGTTCAGGATATCAAGAAAGGCTTATCTCGGGAGCCTTTTCACCATCCTGCTTCTATTGATAGGTATTGTCCCACAGGCAACTCCTCATAACGCAGATGCCGCTCCTCTGGCATCCAATCCTATCAAACATATTGTGATCATAGTCAAGGAGAATCGCACCTTCGACAGTATGTTCGGTACTTTCCAAGGAGCTGATGGGGCGACAACCTACAAAGATCCCAAAGGCAAAATCCATCCCTTAAATCATCAACCCGATCAACTTGTATTCGATATCGATCATGAACATGCTTCCTATCTGACGGCCTATGATCACGGTAAGATGGATGGCTTCTCCAAAATTCTCGGAGCAATTCAGAATATCAATGGGAAGAAAATGGATGTGGCCGATTCGCAATTCTACCAATCGGATATCCCCAACTATTGGCAGTATGCTCAGACCTTCGCCTTGCCCGACCACTTCTTTTATCCGATCCAGGGACCGAGTTTCCCGAACCATCTCTTCTCCATAGCAGCTAGCAATGATAATGTTGATGATAATCCTTACGGCGTGGGAGATATCAACAAATGGGGGTGCGACGATTCGCAAGGCACTACCGTTGAGGAGCGAGCTCCAGATGGCAAAGTAACGCATGTCTTTCCTTGCTTCAGCGATTTCCAAACACTGGGAGACCTGCTCAGCGCCCAGAACCTCTCCTGGAAAACCTACTCGCCCGCAGTAAATACCGATGGATTCGAGTGGAATGCCTATGATGCTATTCAGGATATCCGCGAGACACAACAATGGAAACAGCATTTCTCCGATTATAAGCAGTTCGTAAAGGATGCCGCAGCCGGAACATTGCCTACCGTCAGCTGGCTGGTGCAGCCCGGAAATGTAAGCGATCATCCACCCGTTAGTATCTGCATAGGTGAAAACTTTACCGTCTCGCAGATCAATGCCGTTATGCAAAATAAAGCCGTATGGAACAGCACCGCTATCTTCCTGACGTGGGATGACTTCGGCGGCTTCTACGATCATGTCGTTCCTCCAAAGGGTCCCAACGCGAAGATCGAATATGCTTTCCGGGCGCCGCTGATCATCATCTCGCCCTATGCCAAACCCCATTATGTCGATCACACCCAGTACAGCTTCCCC